The window CAACTTTGCTTAAGTCATAGTCAATCTCATTTAAGTAGACTACGAAATCATCATAGTTGACAGATCTTCTAGCTCTCGTAGATCTTCGTAATGGTTGTTGAGTATCGGGTTCATGATTTTCTTCATCATCATGTGTTTGTTCATTGATGATGGGAGTGTCATGTGGTAACTCATTATGTTGTGATTCATTACCAGCAGGGACACCATCCTCATTTTGAGCTAATGATGGTGTGGTTATCATGTTCGGTGGTAATGGAATATCAGACTTATGAGTGTTTACACTCTCTTCAAGTTCAATATTTCTTCCCCCACTCCCACTATTTTCACCATTCTCAATGAACTCAACATTTCTTAATTCGACAATTCTTGTAGTATGATTAGGGCAATTAAACCGATAACCTTTACTACGTTCAGGATATCCGATAAAATAACAACTAATGGTTTTGGAGTCGAGTTTATTTATTTGAGGATTGAAAAGTTTAACCTCGGATGGACAACCCCATACCCTAAGATAGTTCAAGTTAGGAAACCTTCCTGTCCAAAGTTCAAATAGCGTTTTAGGGACAGACTTAGAAGGCACTCTATTTAGGATATGAGTGGCCGTTTTTAATGCCTCACTCCATAAGTACTTTGGGAGACTTGAATTACAAATCATACTTCGAACCATATCCATAAGGGTTCGGTTACTCCTTtcggcaacaccattttgttgcggTATTCCCGGCATAGTAAATTGATTTATAATTCCATGTTCATGACAAAATAAGGCAAATGGACCGGAGCTTTGTCCAACATCAGAGTGTTTACCATAATACTCTCCACCCCTATCCGGTCTCACAATCTTAATCTTGCATCTAAGTTGATTTTCAACTTCagatttatagattttgaaaacatCAAGAGATTCAGATTTTTCCTTAATCAAGTAAACATAAGTATAACGAGAATAATCATCAATGAAAGTGATAAAATACTTATGTCCTCCTATATCAGTGATGAAAGGTCCACAAATGTCAGTATGAATAATTTCAAGAAGTTCTTTACTTCTTGTGGACCCTTTCTTATTTGTTTTCACAAATTTTCCCTTAACACATTCAATACATTGGCTATAATCGAAAAAATTTAGAGTAGGAAGAATTCCTTCTTTAGTTAGACGTTGCATTCTGTCTTTTGATATGTGACCTAAACGTTTATGCCACAATCTTGAAGAATTTTCATTTTCTAGTCTTTTCCTTTTTCCATTAGTGATTACATTTACGTCCATGGTCAATAGAAATTCCGCAAAGTTGTTATCTAAATGAAGCTTATAGAGGTCATTTTCTAATGAACCAGCACCGATAATACGAGAATCAAAATACACTTCCAAACAATTATGCCCAAACTTAAAATCATAACCAAAACGATCAAGTTTAGAAACATAAATAAGGTTCCGAGTCATTAATGGAACATAAAGTGTATTATTTAAGTACAAATTGAAACCGCCCTCTAAAACTAATAAGAGAGTCTCAATAGCTTCAACTTGTAGCTCATCTCCATTACCGACTTTAATGATTCTTTCCCCTTTTTGTAACTTCTTCTTTGAAAGGAATCTCTGCAATGAGTTAGTAACATGCACCATAGCACCACTATCAGCCCACCAAGTATTAGAGGGAACATTAATTGAAAAACATTCATGGTAAATAATATAGGATATATACGGACCTTTCTTGTCTAACCATTCTCGAAACTTTGGGCATTCTCTTTGAATGTGTCCATGTTTCTTGCAAAACTTACATTTTAGACCAGTTTCCTTGCCCTTACTTGCATTTGCCTTTAAAGAACTTTATTTTGCGGAACTTCCTTTCTCCCATTTTGAACCTTTGTTACTTTTGAAAACTTTCTTACGAGTAGTCTTAGCGGTGGTGAGGTGAACAACATCGGGTTTTTCAATTTTCAACCTTTCCTCTTCCTGGACACACATGGCAATCAACTCGCTCATTTTCCATTTCTCCTTTTGAGTGTTATATTTGATCTTAAAAGGACCAAACTGAGAAGGGAGAGATGTCATAATGAAGTGAACGAGAAAACCTTCAGATATTTCCATGTCCATGCCCTTTAATTTTGAGGCCATGTCATTCATCATCATGATGTGCTCACGTACCCCACTAACACCATCATACTTCGTGGTAAGCATCTTAAGAATAAGGGTACTAGCATGAGATTTAGATGAGCTCTTAAATTGTTCCTCGACAAATTCTAAGAATTCTTTAGCATTTTCGGAGTCAGGAATGGCTCCTCGAATAGCGGGAGATATAGAATTCTTCAATATCATTAGGGACATGCAATTTGATCTTTCCCATATATCATAAGTCCTCTTTTGTTCAACCGTACTTTCGTCGGTAAGAGATGcaggttgatcaaatcttaaagCATAGTCCAAATCAGTTATGCCGAGGGAAATCTTAATTTGATCTTTCCACGATGCAAAATTAGTTCCGTTCAAGTTATCTATGCCAGAAATACAGTTTGTAATAGCAGTGGGTGTCAAAGCTGAAATGTAATGCTCATATTCATTATTATGCTCATTAAGGACTATAATAATTTCCATGGTACAtcataaataaatttataaaataagaCTATATTAGtgacataataataatagtgataataataataataacaccaacTATAGGGCAAAAGTTGGTATACATAAATTTAATCACAACACAAGATTAAATTTATCAAAAAAGTTGAGTGAAATTATTGACTTCTCGTTGGTTCCATCAATAATACACTTATAACTTCTTTATTAAATAATGCAAAATTAGTCTACAAATATATCACCGTTGGGCAgaaatataaataaactaattataactaattTGCCAAATACCGTATGATATTCCAAAATTGAGATTCACCGTTGGGCTATCTTACAATCCGTGAACATCAAACGTAACATAATATGACTGTTCATtcacctaattattttaattagtagTCTTCCGTTGGACCGACGATTAATCTCAATAATTAGGTAGACATTAAACATGTCTTAAAATAAAATGATTAAAAAACATGTTTCATAATACCCTATATAATTAAATGCTATAAAACATATAGTTTAGTTTCAGTTTTATAACAATGATTTAAAATGAACTTGATAATTGATAATGTTCAtcgatcgaaaaattaataaccatTAGAATAGTTACTGTAGTGTGTAAACGTATAGTAATATTACTAGAGCATTACTCCGTACTTcataatgcaaaaaaaaaaaaaaaaatacaaatatggtATTGAACCAATAGAAACATTATCCTTATCAATACTATTTGAATTTGAACTAAATATGTCCAAACACTTTAGTACTAACAGAAAcataatataatacggagtaatcaatttggaataaaattaatattaataattttgagaAGAAACCGTTGCAATATCACAATCGATAAAATAAGTTCTCATGATTGTAGATAGAAAAGTAAATTTAAGACATGAGAATAATCACATAAACACGAATAACCGTAACGTAATAGTAAATTCATCAGTTATCAACACGAGAAAACATTAATTATCTAATCATTCAGGACACATGCTCTTATTTCCTTGTTAGTTTTAATAATGATTAAGCCAAAGCCATGATAATTTATCAATTATATTTAGCCATCTAAATAAGAGTCAAACACAATGAGCAGATTGTAAATTATGCTAAAGAGAACATTATTTGTAAGTCAATGCTAATTTGATTCCATAGATTCACATttgtatcaatatttttaatcattAGCATTTCCCAATTTTTATTGATCTCAGTTATAATGGTATGTTACAACGACGTACTCTTATTTTCTTTCATACATAGTATACATTTGTTCACTGTTAGTGTTTCACTAAGTGTTCTGTTGTATACAAAGCACGCTTTCTAGTGTTTCATTACTCCATCTTGAATAATGAACTTGCACAAAAAATTGTACATTGCATGCATGACAACACATGAAAGTACAGTGCTAGTGTCGTTTATCACTTGGTTTATGTAGCGACCCGTCAAAAGCGCTATTGACGCggaacgttaatcattgattccacagtgaggttttgacctctatatgatacgttttgataaaatattgcattcattaaaataagtgactttctaaacatagaaagttataagcatgtaggcgagtgcttaggtataagcaaatccccaaaatacataagtttttatcatacaggttgacatcacagtccaattatttattacacaacgcagttttattttgaatgcaataaactttatacaaagcatgagagactccatacaggcaacaagcacatcacagcggaagcagtctaaggacctgagaataaaacatgataaaaaggtcaacacgaatgttggtgagttatatgtttaattgctcgagtcataagtatataaaaatagaccacaaaatttcatcaaaagtttatcaatagattctacgtaacagagcaccctggtaactaaacttaacgctataatgaaaattaccccattcgttttaatacatgcaaaccaacgtgtcataaactcaaataacatacgtccgttaaaaggctagcgctctagctcggacggggatgtcaagccttatggatctatatacaattattcgcgcccaccagtccatatcctatgtactggcagctactaattaccaaagccaagggattttcggtttaacttagtgtagaatttagtatgtacttgtgtcttattgcgtttaaaataaattgcatgtattctcagctcaaaaatatttaaagtatttaaaaagggagactataaactcacagttcaatattgtgattcaatattgtaggcaaattgcatagacgtaatgatggtagacgactgtatggttggccttggattcaagaacaataccccgaacaatacccaatatttccttagtttaaaaacGGTTTGGAACCCGAATTAAAACgccctcgtatatactttattattattaaacttaaatttaaaattataattataattataatataaatataagaaagAATCAGAGAGATAGAAATGGTGTGTTACTTCGTCgagaaaactggccttttatagtactttttcatttactgtagctcatgcgatcgcatgaattttcagtgtttttgccatgcgatcgcatggccgccttttccgtttttgtttgctagttcgtcgacatcaaatagggggttactgtagcaaatagtgtttactgtagctaaTAGTatgtattgtagcaaatagtgtttactgtagcaaatagtgttagcaattcactgtagcaaagtcgttttcaccgtagctactgtagcaaatagtgatttactgtagcaaagtcatttttattgtaggaaatagtgttttactgtagcaaagtcgtttttatggtagcaattagtgttttacttgtacatcttataatatatatatatatatatatatatatatatatatatatatatatatatataccggtttacataatattaaatcatatagagatttggtttaaattagtcgaaattttccgggtcattacagtacctccccgttaaagaaaatttcgtcccgaaattttgagtagtacctgttttatgagtgaTATCAGTGaataaatgtggatacttttgcttcatttgatcctcacgttcccaagtaaactcgagttctcgtctagcgttccaacgaaccctaactatcggtattttgctttgttttaactgTTTgatctcacggtccatgatttcaacaggttcttcgataaaatagagtttatcattgattcgtatttcgtcaagaggaattacgacatcctcttcagctaaacatttctttaaatttgacacgtgaaatgtgtcatgaacactactaagtttttgcggtagctttaatcgataagcaactgctccaattctttctgtgatttcaaagggtcctacgtacctatgaCTTAGCTTTCCTCATTTTCTGAATCGTATAACGCCTtttcagggtgacactttcaacatgactttgtcgcccacttgaaattctagcggttttcttcttatatcagcataactcttttggcgacttcgagctgttttcagtctctcttgtatttggacgatcttctcagttgtttcatgtatgatctcaggacctgtCAGTTGACTATACCCTAGTTCAGTCCAACATACGGGAagcctgcactttctgccataaagtgcttcaaaaggcgcgacCTTTATGCTCGtgtggtaactgttattgtatgagaattctgccagtggtagatgtttatcctatccgtttccgaaatcgatgacacatgccctTAGCATGTCTTCTAGGGTTTGAATGGTTCTTTCactttggccatctgtctgggggtgatatgctgtactcatatccaaacgtgtCCCCCTTGCTTTCTGTAAAGTTTGCTAGAACCTTGAAGTAAATCGGCTGTCGCGATCAGAGATGATGGACACAGGCACACTGTGTCTAGAAATAACTTCCTTTATGTAAACTTGTGCCAACTTTTCCATCTTATCGGTTTCTCGTATCGGTAAGAAGtgagcagacttagtgagacgatccataaCAACCCAGATGGTGTCGTAACCTCCCACTGTTTTCGGtagctttgtgataaaatccatggtaatacattcccacttccattgaggaatctctggttgtgtcagcagtcctgacagtttctgatgttcagccttgaccttgGCGCAAgtcaggcactttccaacataagtagcaatgtcaactttcatgttgggccaccaatagaacttcttgagatcgtggtacattttcccgtttcccgggtgaattgagtacctcgttttgtgcttcatctagtactagttgccttaggttaccatgttttggtacccatatcctaccagcaaaatacagggttccatcggcttttacttcaagttgtttttctaaccctttgctcatttcgcctttttcattttcttcttttaaagcttctaactgtgctgcttgaatttgctttgtgagatcggtacgaattgtaatgttcaaagctcggaccctaagaggttttactctttcttttcgacttagggcatcagctacaacattagcctttccggggtggtaacggatttcacaatcgtaatcgttcaacaactctatccagtgacgttgcctcatattgagtggtttttgatcaaaaatatgctaaaGACTCTTATGattggtgtacactgtacacttggtgccatatagatagtgtctccatattttgagtgcaaaaactactgctccaagttccaaatcgtgcgtcgtatagttcttttcatgaatttttagttgtcgtgaggcatatgcgataacttttgtgcgttgcattaatacacatcctaaaccttggcgcgaagcgtcacaatagatcacgaaatcatcatttccttctggtaatgacaaaatgggtgcagacgttaacttcttctttaataactggaatgaggattcctgttctgtggaccaatcatacttctttcccttttgagtcaatgcagttaaaggttttgcgattctagagaaatcttgaatgaatctttggtagtaaccagcaagacctaagaattggcggatttgtgttggagtcttcggtgtttcccatttactaatggcttcgatcttggcagggtcaactttaattccatgtttactgacaacatggcccaaaaattgtacttcttgtaaccagaaatcacacttcgaaaattttgagtacagttcttctttcttgagtacctccagtaccagtcttaagtgttgctcatgttcttccttgttcttcgagtaaatcaatatgtcttcgataaaaacaatgacaaatttgtctaaatacggtctacaaatgcgattcattagatccatgaatactgctggagcattagtcaatccaaaaggcatgactagaaactcatagtgaccgtaacgggttctgaacgtggttttaggaacatcttcttccttcactctcagctgatgatatccagagcgtagatcaatcttaaaataaacacttgatccttgcaattgatcaaacaaatcatcaatcctcggtaatgggtaccgattcttgatcgttaatttgtttaattctcggtaatctatgcacattctcatagatccatccttcttcttgacgaacagaataggagcaccccaaagtgaaaaactgggatgaataaatccacgattcgataattcttgcaactggtcttgtaattcttgcatttctgaaggtgcaagtctatatggggatcgggctacaggtgcgactcctggtacgagatcaatctggaattctacacatctgtgtggtggtagccccggtaattcttctggaaatactctgggatattctcttacaaccggcatgtcatcaatgcttctttcttcagtatcgatcttctttacatgtgccagaatagcataacaaccttttcttataagtttctgggccttcatacagctgataaggttgagcttcgagttgctcttctccccataaatcattaatgacgtttcatccttacgagggatgcggattgctttctcagcgcaaacaacttccgctcttgttttggacatccagtccatgccaacgattacgtcaaaacttcctaattctacgggtatcaaatcgattttgaaggtttcaccagcgagatttatttcgcaaccatggcaaattttatcggcttttatcagtttaccattagctagttcaatagtatatttatcgtctagaggcaattatgcacattttagtttagaactaaagtctttacacatataacttctatcagcacccgtatcaaacataatagaagctagttgattattaacggtaaacgtacccgtgacaagattaggatcctcacgtgcttcactggtactaacattaaatgccctcccacgtgcgggttctttgttcttctccttatcagggcattgatttataaagtgaccagactttccGCATCCAAaatatttcttgacatcggtcggttttgtctttacttcagaaacggtggcataacaatctttcgccacatgtcctttcttgtttcacttatcacagaccacttggcaataacctgcatgatgtgtgtaacatattttgcagaacggatggggtcccttatagtttggacttgcagttgccccatcttgtttacctttaaaagtttcttgtttcttcaggtgagtacttttgcccttatagtcttcccatttcctctttccttcagttgtcttgacttcggtaattggtgccttaatcgaactctttgtgatctggtccatgagttggtgtgccattatcATGGCTTCctacatcgtattcggtttggacgatataacatttcctttgatattgatcgataaaccgtcaatatacatttctatgtttggtttctcgtttggcaccaattcgggacacaataaGGCTAGtttcatgaaacgcttttcatagttattgagattcgcgccgaaaaccttcagattacgtaactcaaattccatttttctgatctcgtttcgaggacagtactcctcgattagcatctttttcagttcttcccaagagatatcatatgccgtatctactccttctgctttagcataattgttcaaccaagtaagtgcaccgccttgcaacgtgcatgaagcatactttgacttgtctccgtccgcacaattactgattttgaaaacggactccatcttttcaaaccatcgggttagactgactggtccctcggttccactaaacgtctgtggtttgtatccttgaaaagttttgtatgagcatccgtttcgtgagtttgtgtttacggctgctgctttggctgctgcttcggctgttgcttttgctgcctcagctgcagcaattctttcattcacacgtttctcgactagttcctcaaactcagcatccgacatttgagacatgttttttcaataaatacaacagagataatttaatcatatagaatattataggtaaaatgagttgtcaatagttaatcgtagcatattaataatatgaaccaattattataaaagccttttcttcttattagcattttataattatttatagggtattacctacccgttaagttcatacataatagctagtacaaggaattaactactaaaatcctaataatattccactatgaaaaattatagcgagttactacgttattatgtaataataataataagaagtagtaataatacaaataatcattccatgcatttattattaataaaccaaaataatacaataccatacaataccgatattttacttATGCTTATTCtatataacaagatagagtagcacacataagcaataaaatagcgcatggaagatttatggttgtgaggtcgtttattcagaactatcagaaacttcttcccatttggttctctctgccaattgtttgtgtgtgcatggtccgacagacattctagcagtgtatttaatttttggttggggttttgaggtacccgttgcctcagtgggtttaatacaataagggtggttacggatcgaatggttctgttcctttttaataaataaggactttttattattgtggttgtttttattatctatagcaagttggaatttctccttagtgacttcttttatttcattagcgaaatcctcttcctcactgatctcatctgatgacgaactgtctgagtcatgtgtaggagaatatgatgacgaactgtctgaatcatgtgtacgagaatatgtacaggtggtcatgaaccgaaatctgccaggcgtaattgatgtcgaacgaggtgtatataaaatagtttataattttagcaggaaatactattaaatacgatacaattttacacaagatatttatttatttatagaatggatatacttaaaccttgctacaacacttataggcagtgtacctaatcgtacagtagtgtagtttttagtaagtccggttcgttccacagggaaatctttaaacaaagctcaacgctatattagtttacttttataaaaatacaaatatatatatatataaataatattattattataaaggggggtttttaccgtttaatgaccggtttgtcgattttaaaactttagtcgcagttaaaacctaatgtaaaatataaaataaatacaagactttaaattaaagcgtaaagtaaataacgataatgaaattgcgaataataaaaatgcgataaaaattaaattgcgataattaaaaagtacgataattaaaagtgcgataaaatgaaataacaataaataaaagtgcgataattagaagtgcaattaaatataaaataaaggaaattaaatatgaaataaaagaattatgcttatttaaacttccgtaatcatgatgtttgacgtgttgattttagttttatgcccatgggttaattgtcctttgtcctggattattcaatatgtccgtctggtttttgtccataacagtccatcagtcataaatataaattgcaagtgtccttgtcaaattattattatacccgaagataaatattccaactaattggggattcgaattgtaacaaggttttaatactttgtttaatgaatacaccaggttatcgactgcgtgtaaaccaaggttttactactttgttaacaattacaccaattacccttgaatgtaatttcacccctgttttgattattctagtggctattaatccattcccgtgtccggttaaatgaacgattattcgtacatataaataccccgcccatcgtgtccgatcgagtgtatatggtaatttatagggacgcccaattgtaaatctttatattaacattaacaaactttcatttagttaaacaaatataaagcccattaataacccatagtctagtttccacaagtgtcgttcttttgtccaaaccccaattatggtacaaagcccaattacccaattttagtaattagcccaacatcatgattacttcgttttaaacaagcataataataacttagctacgagacattaatataaaaaggttgaacataacttacaatgattaaaaatagcgtagcgttacacggacagaatttcgacttacacccttacaacattcgctaacataaccttattattagaattataattaaaattaaaatataaattataaatataaatatattacgtatatattgagagagattgagaaaatatgatgttaaaattcgatcagaattcggttggctttatagccagaagtgaaatttggggctccgcgactcgcggcaaaaagcccttcaaactccgcgagtcgcggagaggtattttcaattcacacccttggagtttctggctgccgacagtttttaatatatatatataatatatatataattaatataattaattatatattatattatatttatatacatagttaacttgtaatttttagtccgttgcgtcgagcgttaagagttgactctagtcccggttccggattttcgaacgtcctcgcgtacaatttaatatcttgtactttgcgttttgaatcttgtactcttgtgatttcgagacgtttcttatcaataattggaacctttttgattgtcttttgttcttttgagctttttggtcgtttgcgtcttcaaatcgtcgaatctgtcttttgtcttcaccttttattatttaaacgaatatcacttgtaaatagaacaattgcaactaaaagcttgtctttcttgaggaataatgctatgaaatatatgttcgtttttagcattatcaaatattcccacacttgagcgttgcttgtcctcaagcaatattgtcttgaaatactagaatcacttctttattcttcacactttgtacatcagtgatttctatacggcggtataaacaatggtagtaacgatatggtttacagtcccacatgactataaaaatttagatccattaaggaaattggatctttatgaaaacatttgatcttttgaaaattaaatctagtttttaccctagataagttttccggaataaccctttaccggtgtttgcaaaatatttttgtgggtttggtgggtttcagatttgaaaattttagctcaaaacttgcggttttgtgtcacccacttgctaaccttgtatttggaaagcaacacgtccagtttacttgttccgtatattacctttcggcaaactaccgtccggttgtaaaggaaagcgttgaacaagcaactgtttaaggcaatgtcccgtgacatgcttttgattatggtctataacgtgtcggacgcaattactatccttggtaggagcaatagtaaagctcacccttataatttgtcggtctggcacaaggtcctgtctttgaccatgttatgcaaccaccgttcttacggttgacacccgatttagttcaggtcacctaatgaattccaggtgaattcctaggattttacgttcaatggtaatgaacgcattgaaaatagggttttcagaaaacaaatcggtttataattttgatcaaaatattttctcgttcaagctcgagtttagatatcattgaattccatgagtttgtaattctcaatctttaaggtcaatctctaggattgagtaatatcagtcttaaaagctgatttttaatctttaaggagattatcctttctggg of the Rutidosis leptorrhynchoides isolate AG116_Rl617_1_P2 chromosome 5, CSIRO_AGI_Rlap_v1, whole genome shotgun sequence genome contains:
- the LOC139850174 gene encoding uncharacterized protein, with protein sequence MEIIIVLNEHNNEYEHYISALTPTAITNCISGIDNLNGTNFASWKDQIKISLGITDLDYALRFDQPASLTDESTVEQKRTYDIWERSNCMSLMILKNSISPAIRGAIPDSENAKEFLEFVEEQFKSSSKSHASTLILKMLTTKYDGVSGVREHIMMMNDMASKLKGMDMEISEGFLVHFIMTSLPSQFGPFKIKYNTQKEKWKMSELIAMCVQEEERLKIEKPDVVHLTTAKTTRKKVFKSNKGSKWEKGSSAK